The window aagAATAGCACTTTACCTTAGTGGTCTTCCtccaaaaacacacacaactcCAGTTTAATAACCAAAAAATCATCTAACAAATCCCAGTAGaggaagattctacaaaatacctgaccagcaCTCCTGAAAACTGTCaagatcatcaaaaacaagggaagtctaagaaactgtcacagccaagaggagccaaGACATGATGACTAAACGTAATGTGGTCCTCTTGATAGAATCCTAGAACACAAAAAGGATACTAGGTAAAACCAAaggggctggacgtggtggctcacgcctataatcccagccctttgggaggccgaggcgggcggatcacgaggtcaggagatcgagaacatcctggctaacacggtgaaaccctgtctctactaaaaacacaaaaaattagccgggcatggtggtgggcacctgtagtcccagctactcgggaggctgaggcaggaggatggcgtgaacccaggaggcagagcttgcagtgagccgagattgcgccactgcactccagcctgggcaacagagagagactccgtctcaaaaaaaaataaaaaggaaatctgaataaagtatggacttcagttaataataatgtattagttcaggcacgttggctcatgcctgtaatcccagcactttgggaggccgacacgggtggatcacctgaggtcaggagtttgagaccaacctgaccaacatagagaaaccccgtctctactaaaaatacaaaattaaccaggcgtggtggtgcatgcctgtactcccagctactcgggaggctgaggcaggagaatcgcttgaacctgggaggcggaggttgcagtgggcggagatcacgccattgcactccagtaaTACCAATAATAGTACTACTACTAATAATGTATTGACATTGGCTCATTGTGTCAAATGCCTCATGCTAACATGTTAATAGAGGAAACTGAGTATGGAGTATGTGGGaattctctgtactatcttcCCATTTTCTCCATAAATctaaaacagttctaaaaaaataaagtttgtctAGAGAAAATGCCAGCTTAAAAAAGAGGTAGACAGACTTGAAAAGAGACTACGGAGACACACTAATAACGTAATTTGTGAACCTTGGTGGGGACAGCTATAAAAGCTATTTAGGGGATACATAGGGAAATATGAATATGAAACTTTGGGTGGTTGATCCATTTTTTACCTGTGATAATGGAATTGTGGTTAAATGGGAGAATCTCCTCACTCTTGCAGGAAAGGCATGCTGACATATTTAGTGATGTCCTGAAGTGTGATGATGAAGTTTGCAACTTAGCTCAAATGAATCAGGAGGGGAAGAAAAGCACATTTGGAGAGAGCAAAAGCAACAGtggtaaaatgttaaaaatggtgAACCTAAATGAAAAGTATACTGGTGTCCATCCTACTATTCTCTCATATTTTCTGtagatttgaaatttttcaaaattaaatgtcagggaaaatataattttagatttgGACAAAATGATATGAAAgcttatctgaaaaaaataaacatgcagtaactagaaaaaatttctaaaaatgaggTACGGACTAGCAATACCCAAGACAAAAAtgtataacaatttaaaataattaaaagactcGTATTTTTTGCAACAGACTACAGAACCCAGAAGCATATCTAACCAGACATATGGAAATTTGATGTATGAATGAGGATGATGGTTTTTCCAATCAGTgttgaaaaagttaataaatggGGTTAGAATAGATTGCATTCGAGAGAAAAATGTTGAATCCTCTCCTCACTCCTACTACCTAGACAAATTCCAAATGAATCAaagatttaaaagttaaaaaaaaaacctttaaaatattggaaaaatacattaaatttattcttaaatgcAAAGTGGCCTTTCTAAGCAAGGCAAAATCTCAGAAGCTGTAAAGACTAAGTTTAACTACATAAATAAAACTtaggaaaatattattaaacatgACAATGGACCAATTTTCTTAGCTTACAAAAAGctcatacaaatcaataaaacacATATCACCTAATAGAAAACAGAATATGACTACACATTTCACAGGAAATATCAGtaatcaataaacatgaaaatgtgtTCCATCTCCTTCATTAAAATGTACCAGACCTTCATTAAAATGCATTAGAAGTTCATTAAAATGCAAGATACCATTTATTCACTTTCACATGATCAGACTTCAAAAGTTTAGTACCCAGTATTGGCATGGGTTTGGTAAATAATCATTCTCATACATTATATGTGGAAGCatactgggcaaagatttctagAGGACAATTTGGCAGTAACTactgaactgaaaataaaaaataccctcTGATCCAGCAATTGTATTGCTAGGTACGCTGTAGAATAAAAACTCATTATATGTACAAGTATATTCACCACAATGGGATTTAATATCGGAAACAACCTAAAGAGCCTATCAGTGTTTGAACATTTGTAACACATTCAAACATTAGAATACCACACAGCCACTAGAAATAATgaggtatttttatatataccgATACAGAAAGATCTCATAAAACACAGGTAGCAAAAAAAGCAAGGTACAGAAGAGTATATATAGTCTGATTCCATTaacatgaaatttttttaagtacaaatttgctgctaaaaaataaaaaattattttcctgtgAGTACAAGACACTTGAAACTGGTTACTTTTGGAGAGAAGTATTAGGGTAGGAGGGAAGGGACCAAGTTTTTAtacctttctgtaccatctgatCTTTTTGCCATGTGCATATACTATCTTTCTTGCCCCCACTCCCCTTTCTAAGAACACTTAACAGGTTATTTTGAGATATTCCTAGGTAGGTTTCAATACCGGTggtgttatttttcaaaatactgtACATAAGTGCCAAGTTTTGCAATTTAGAACTTCCCCTTGGATTTTCACTAAACTTTATATTTGCTCCCTTGATGCTTTAATCATAACGATTTCCTATTAAGTATAAAGTGACAGTTTTAATGGGAGTTTGGCTTTATAACAAATTTGTGATGGAATCATTAGACACTGCTGCTCAAGAACCCATTTTTACACCCCAAAGGGCATTTGATGATTTATAAACATCATCAAGATTATACATTCTATTTTgactaataaaaacataaaactgcagtaaaattttatatgtacaattaaattatccATTGAATTTAGTAAAACAGCATCACAGTAGAAAAATACAGTCATAAAATTAGCTCTTACATTTTTCTGGGgacagaaaagcagaagaaatgagattaaaagtccaaaaaaaaaaaagcccaaaaaacACTACCAAAAACAGGGTGagacaatcatttatttattggaCAGGGCAAGGTCATTTAAAGATTGGAAACATATCCCAAAAACATGTGTTTAGTTTGGTGTTACAGGCATTGATACTCACAACAAACAACATTATTCAATACATCATGTAAACAGGCCACATAAAACCAGGAAGATGCTGTCAAGCCACTGAGAAGCCACAATGCTTAGAAAACAATCATTAGGGAGTTACAGAGAATAATCACCTCCAATTCACTGATATGCATATTCTGCGGCTGCACAGTATTTGGCCGGTTCCCTGGTTATTAAGTGAGTCGTTCCGTATTTTAAAGAGCCTTGATTGGTACACACTTCTGAATATCACTGAAATCAGTCAAGTAAAGGCTTAACTAGCTCACATCATATTTTTGAACTACCCTAGGTAATAACTGACTGTCTCACAATACTGTAAATAAAATTCTGTACTTAGTACATTTAGCAGTGTTACAACGCATCCAAATCACCTTTAAGTCCTATGGTACATACTTtaaaaagacagcagaaactcACTGgagtaaatgaaaaaagaaatttggggagCTCACCTGGCCTGAGGTATACAAGCTGCTAGCAAAGATAGACACACCTGAAAACCACTTTGTCAATTATTTGCCAAGTCATTTGGCCTGATTTTTGGCCTGATTTTTAGCCTGATTTTTAGCAGGACTCTTCCCGACTGAGGAGGCAAAGATTTCAACATCCATTCTAGAGACTAGCCACAGTATTATAAGTAGTAATATATCATAAATGCTTGGTTATGAGGAAAAACTATTCAGCATAAGATTCACGGAGAAAAACCTGTTAGGTATCTGGCCCTCCTGTCTGAAATCTATGGATTTTACCAACCACTCCCTTTCACAGCAATAAGCGTTCTCAAGATGAGAAGAATTTTCTCACTCCATATAGAAAATCACATTTGGGAAGTCAGTCCCAAAAGACCAAATATTGtagaattccatttatatgaaatgaccagaataagcaaatctacagagagagaaatagattagtggttgccaggggctcgGGGACGGGGTGGGCACTGGGAGAAAATGAGAGGTGACTGCTCaagggtacagggtttctttctggggtaacgaaatgttctaaaattgactgtggtcaCGGttacacaactttgtgaatacactaaaaaccactgaattgtaccctTAAAATAAGTGAATTGtaaggtatgtgaattatatctcaataatgtTACAAACATATTAAGAAAGGAAGACATACCCCAAAGAGAAGGAAACAAGAGGCTCTTCCAAACCAAATCATACCAGAAGAAAACAGTAGCCAAGTCTGATGGAAGGAGCTTGTTTCTTGCATGCTATTTTATCATCATCACTTTAACCCCGATTTCACATTTTTAGttcatttctaaattattttaggtTATCGGCAGATTTCTAACTTTGTTCTCATTAGAGAGCAGAGTCAGCGTTCCGCAGACAGACTGGGCTGGCGTAACAAACCAAaactaaacaataataaaaacccaATGAAAAATAATCTCATGCTTTGGGGCTATGTGTTACCAGTCAGAAGAGAAGAAGAGCTGATGTTCATTTCTAACGGAAAATAAAATGCCTACAAGTACAATGGCATCTTATGACTCATACCTAAagcacatttccttttcaaacctgCATACAGTTATTCCCTTTTTACACCTATACAATTCAACAAAAGCAATGCTTTTATACCTGTACAATCCAAAAAAAGCAACGTTCTCTACAAAGAAATGTTGAGCTTCCTACAGCTCTCTAGCTCAAAGAGCTAGCCAATTTccttaaaagtaaaattactgTTTCTAAAAATATCAACTCTGTATCCTCATCCTCACTTTCAGCAACAAACCGTGAAGATGGAAAACTTGAAGCCTGCTATAAATCAGAAACTACAAAACAATTTCTTAAATGACCTGATTTTtctaaaaaccttaaaaacattagtTCCAAATACTGAGAGTATATTTGGCCCAATTCCTTTGAACTCTGTCTTTAGATTAATGACGAGTTTCCTTTATTTCACTTATTCACTAGTTTAGTATGAAATAAACAGAGTTTGAATCAGTTAAACTGGCTAATGACAATTTTCCTCAATGATTTTTCTTCTGCATAGGCATGATAATGAAATCACAAAAGGTCTTCAACTAGTCTTCAACTATTCTTACACTATATAATCAATTAGGGAAATTTTTACAGACAAATGAAGAGAACACAAGTAGCTTTACAGCAAGTTGAGCTTGTTACATATATTTGTTGACAAAGAATTTCTGACACAAAAATTGCTCACTGCACACAGAATCTCAGAGAAATGATGAAACAAGACAGCTGATGGTAGAAGGTATATGGGAGCAGGGTAGGGTGAAAAgtcacaaataaattaaaaactggcAAGTACTTCTGAAGCAGGGCCACTTTTTAGGGGACACAAGAAAAACTGTTAAATCAACATTTTGGTCTCATTAGGGAAGTCCATTTGTTAAGAATTGAAGGCCATTTTACCATAATTCATGCTGCAAAATGCAGCAGTCACACAGTATTTCCAAAAGGATTCCAAAAATTGTagtgcaaaagaaaagaaatctaaaaaaataaataatcacaaaaaCCATCAACATTTTTCAAGGAAATGTGTTCAAACAGTGGCTTTTACAAAAGATGTggatttgttttaaatgaaaaaaaataattcctaTATGAAATACCAAAGACTCATTTCACATATAACTTACACTGCATTAATGATTGGATTAACAGTATATAAACAAGGGCCATGGTTTTTTTCTAAAGTAGGTCTGAAAGATCAATATAAATACtaatgggggcagggaggagtgTTTTATACCCCAAACTCCAATATTCCAGCTCTGTGTCCTGTCCTATtattataatttgtaaaaatcTTAACGACGCAGTGATTCGAGTTTTCGTAACTTCAATGATGTGTTAGAGGACAATGCATCTTGGTTTGAAGAATTTGCTGTATCCGAAGGCCGGAAAAGTACTCGACCACGATGATTAAATACATAAAAGGATGGGTGATTCCTTAACGTATCAAATGtccttgaaagaagaaaaaagcatcaATTTTAGATAAACCTTTATAAAACCCTACTTGAAAATAAGTAGGCTTCTAATGAATTATCAATTTACTATGGGTTATATTTTTTAACAAGTATTAATACATGAAATCAgactataaataataattatactgTATCTCTTCtcctatataaagaaaataagaaacctGGAAAAGCAGCATAAAGCtctcaaatttcttctttttaaaaaaaatagagatagggtctcattctgttgcccaggctggagtgcagtagcacaatcatagctcactgcagcctcaaactcctggactcaagcgaccctctcatctcagccccccaagtgctggcactacagatgcgcaccaccacacatggctttcttttattattattttttgtagagacagggtctcccaatgttgcccaggtggtctcagactcctgggatcaagcaattctcctacctcagcctcccaaagagctgagattacaggtgtgagccacgatgcccggcttctaatatattttttttatccaGCCATTCCTTCCAGAATGCCTATGAATAACAACACAAATACTAGCTCAACTGTTAATCTCCCCTGTAAATCTAACAGTAACGCATGCcgaatagtctttttaaaaaagcagcacATAGATTACAGCTTTGATTATTCTCATTTGGCCCTCATTATTCAAGCCATATGATCGTTTCACAGATCTGTTTTCCAAGAATCTTTCAAGTACAACAAAAAATTCCTTTTGGCCCTCTGTACCTGCTACTGTCCAAACACATATTTTTCTACCACCTACTTAATGAcattgttttacttctttctttcctggcCCCTTGCCTGTGATTCTTTGTAGACTCTTTGTAAGAGCAAGCAGTGATGACAGTAAAGTATCCTTTCTACTTTTCCAGTGAGAGATATGTAGTCTAAAAGAGTTCACAAACACCTTGGTGTGTGTcctttatggtttttgtttttcaatattattttcctgGAAAGGATAGGAGAACTCTTCCTTTCATAAAAGCTCAAATCTCAGTCAGCCCACCTAAACATTCAAGCATACCCCCATACAAAAAAGGAGGCCTGATATGTAACTCCTTAAAATGTACATATtgggtggggcgcagtggctcacatctgtaatcccagaactttgggaacccaaggcgggtggatcacttgaggtcaggagttagagaccatcctggccaacatggtgaaaccccgtctctactaaaaatacaaaaattagccgggcgtggcggcaggtgcctgttaatcccagctactcaggaggctgaggcaggagaatcacttgaacttaggaggcagaggttgcagttagccaaaatcatgccactgtactccagcctggttgatagagactctgtctccataaagaaagaaagaaagaaaaataaataaaatgtacataatgAACTGAAAGTAAAAGGGGGATATGACTTTCCTCTAACACATAAATGTTTACTGTGACTCCTTCTAAGAAAATATTGTAAAGGGGTATCATGTCCAGGATCAAGAAGGTGGGTAAAGTCCAGAGATGGAACTGAACAAAGCTAAAGGAtgattttagaaagtaaaaatatgaaaaataaaagcaaacacagCTCATGAAAATAGCTTAGAAGTAgtccaggagaaaaaaaagaaagcagaataacAAATATACTTTTAATCCAGTAGTAGAAAAGGGCCTGGGAGCAGAGCTTATCTCACAGACTAGGTTCAAGTGAGAGGGGAAACCGAAAACCACTTACTCTTCCGAAGACTAAGCTGGGACAAGAGGATAGAAAGAGGATAGTAGGAAGAGAGggatggaaggagagaaagggggaagggggtggggaaggaagggagcaaggaaggaatggaaggagaaaggtTAAAAATTCTGAggcattatttttctatatatctattttcatCCATACAACCAACCAATAATTTTAAGCAACATATTTTTTTGATTCTACTGTTAATAATCTGGCATTATCTTCCATTTTCTTACAGTATCAAATACTGCCTCAATGTTTTTACCTTATTATTCATACAAACTGCGTAATCAAAATGCAGAAACAAAACCAACTTTTATGTACCAGAAAACgtactttttaaaactatgtgAACACAGCAAACCTCTATGAAATGCAATGCCTATGAAAAGAGAAAGACTTACTTATTTTTCAGTTCTGAAGTGGCATCCATGTCTTTAAACTCTCCTGCAATATGAACTATACCGTAACAGGTAACTGCAAAGGCCAGAAGTGTCTGAAGAACTATCTGTGAGTATAAAGATTGAGATTACTAAATAACACaaacattattataaatatttacaattttctcTCTACCTCTTTATTGCCTCTAACAGGTAGTCCTCTCACGGCCACCTTCAGGGAGACAATGCTCACTTGAAATGACTGGGATTCAGACGCAATACAATCTATAAATTCTGTGGATTGGCTGCAAAAATATCTCTGATGCTTCAATAAATAAATCTAGTGTTCAAATAAGCAAAATCACTGAGTACTGAATGGTACTGAGCCACTCAGAACTCAATGATCAAATATTACCTGCTTCCAAGAGCAACTAAGAATTTTTAAggtattattgtttttgtttttttgttgttgttgttttttgctttttgtttttgagacggagtttccctcttgttatccaggctggagtgcaatggtgcaatcttggctcactgcaacctccacctcccgggttcaagcaattctcctgtttcagcctcctgagtagattacaggcatgtgccaccatgccaggctaattacgtatttttagtagagacggggtttctccatgttggtcaggctggtctcgaactcctgacctcaggtgatccgcccgccacggcctcccaaagtgctgggattacaggcatgagccaccacgcccagccagtattATTGTTACATATCATAGAGTGCAGAAAGCATATGTACACAGTATAAAGCAATTAAAAGACCATGTACCCACCACCCAGCTTAAGAAATAGATCATTCCTAGTACCTTTCAAGTTCCACATGTCCCTCTCAGATTATATCCTTTACCTTCCCTCTCAAAGTTAACTATGGTCCTGAATTGTATATTACTcagtttcttgtttttcttgatAATTTTACCAGCTATTAAATATATACGAATCTCTAAAACATATATGCCTTACTTTTGCCCATACTGAACTTTATTTAAATGGACtcaaatgtattcttttgtgtctagctttcCTCGCTCAACATTATgtcattgtgtttgtgtgtgtgtttttttctttttttgagatggagtcttgctctgtcacccaggctggagtgcagtggtgcaatctcggctcactgcaacctcggcctcccaggttcaagcgattcttgtgcctcagcccccaagtagctaggattacaggtgcccgccactgcacccaaccgatttttgtatttttagtagagatggggtttcaccatgttggccaggctggtttcaaactctgacctcaggtgatctgcctgcctcagcctcccaaagtgctgggattacaggcatgagccaccacgctcggtcAATTTTCACTGTGCTTTGTATTTCATGATATGAAAataccacaatttatccattctgctgttgTTATTGGATATGTGGGTTGTTTCCTGTTACTTTCACAATCAACATGAATATTCATATGCATGTCGCCCAGTTCATACATGGAAACACTGAGTGTAGAGTATGCATATGTTCAATTTTATTGAGTAATATCAACTGCTTTCCAAAGAGGTTGAGCAAGCAAAAACgcagaatgttttattttaaccaagatgggattacgggcatgttgATTATAGaaaaaagttctttaaaatagacataaatgtgtgtgtgtgtgtgtgtgtgtgtgtgtgtgtgtgtgtgtgtgtatctaccacaaaaaaaaaggtgataGGAGGAGTTAATAGCCTCATCAATCATATATTTAATTACAGACAAAGTCAAAATTAGCCACAATCTATTTTCCTGTTTAAATTAAAATCTAACATCATATAcaataccaatttacattcccaccaccagtcTACCAAGAacacttggtttttgtttttgagatggagtctcgctctgtcacccaggttggagtgcagtggcatgatctcggctcactgcaacctttgcctcccgggttcaagtgatcctcctgcctcggcctcccgagtatctgggattaaggcgcccaccaccatgcccagctaattttttgtgtttttagtagagacggggtttcaccgtgttagccaggatggtcttgatctcctgacctcgtggtctgcctgccttggccttccaaagtgctgggatcacaggcgtgagccaccatgcctggccagaagacTTGTTTTATACAACACAGTCACAGGCACTTTTAACAAGAATCTATATGAGCTGTCATGAAAATAAGATTGAAGTTGTTAagtaataaaaaagttaattataaaactatacatatatacacatgtataactttttaaagaaaaaaataatacatgtttggATTAGGTAAAACTACACATACATaatgttgtttgtgtataggaagAAGATTGAACTACTGCTATACTCCAAACTGTTGGGAGTAGAAGTGGAACTGCCAAGGAATGGGGCCAGGTTTTCTGTTGTTGGTGTTTTTATAATTGTGTAGGGTCAGTTTTAGTTTTTACTGTTTGACTCTGTTACAAAGAACTTACTACTTGTGTAATTTCAAGTCTAGTAAAGATAAAAATTGTGAGTGATGCTGGAATACTtatcattttagttttaaaaaacactttcctggtcgggcgctgtggctcacacctgtaatcccagcactttgggaggctgaggcagtggatcacctgaggtcaggagtttgagactagcctggccaacacggggaaaccctgtctctactaaaaatacaaaaaaaatagctgggcgtagtggtgggcgcctataatcccagctacttgggaggctgaggaaggagaattgcttgaacctgggaggcagaggttgcgatgagtccagatcgcgtcactgcattccagcctgggcaacaagagcaaaacattgtctcaaaaaaaaagaaaaaaaactaaaactacttTCATTTTACCACCTATGTATGTCCCTAAACAATGTACTGTTGGCTTTATTTCCTTTACATAAAAATGAACTTTTCTAAGAAATAAAGCTAAATAATCAACTTTTGAAGTCCATCCCATACTATGGACAGAGCATCTTCGAGAAAGACTATTTCGACTACAGCTCTAGAAACCAAATAGAGAAACCTTTCCAAATCTTTGAGCTTTATGAGTGATGAAAAGTGGAGatcacaggccaggcgcggtggctcacgcctgtaatcccagcactttgggaggccaaggtgggcggatca of the Pongo abelii isolate AG06213 chromosome X, NHGRI_mPonAbe1-v2.0_pri, whole genome shotgun sequence genome contains:
- the MMGT1 gene encoding ER membrane protein complex subunit 5 precursor (The RefSeq protein has 1 substitution compared to this genomic sequence), which produces MAPSLWKGLVGIGLFALAHAALSAAQHRSYMRLTEKEDESLPIDIVLQTLLAFAVTCYGIVHIAGEFKDMDATSELKNKTFDTLRNHPSFYVFNHRGRVLFRPSDTANSSNQDALSSNTSLKLRKLESLRR